A part of Amycolatopsis camponoti genomic DNA contains:
- a CDS encoding dimethylarginine dimethylaminohydrolase family protein: MTHQRLLMCSARYFRVDYEINPYMHVDVQPDVEAAIVEHENIVEAHLAAGRKIEFVDADPACPDMTYTANAAVVRGNRAVLATLPAERAPETPHHRAWLESHEFEVASTRYAFSGQGDALACGPLLLAAHGQRTDIRAFRALARHLDYEIVPLRTTSSQWYDLDLAVAVIAPGLLACNPRALDAPSLRTLRGLGVELIEVAPAEAAAFALNLISDGRTVTMTTGAPRLAADLRSLGLAVTELDTTELRKGGGGIRCTALTLDNPA; the protein is encoded by the coding sequence ATGACCCACCAACGACTCCTGATGTGTTCCGCGCGGTATTTCCGCGTGGACTACGAGATCAACCCGTACATGCACGTCGACGTCCAGCCCGACGTCGAAGCCGCCATCGTGGAACACGAGAACATCGTGGAAGCGCACCTGGCGGCGGGCCGCAAGATCGAGTTCGTCGACGCGGACCCGGCGTGCCCCGACATGACCTACACCGCCAACGCAGCCGTGGTCCGGGGAAACCGCGCGGTGCTGGCGACGCTGCCCGCCGAGCGGGCTCCCGAGACGCCGCACCACCGGGCGTGGCTGGAGTCCCACGAGTTCGAAGTGGCTTCGACGCGGTACGCGTTCAGCGGACAGGGCGACGCCCTGGCGTGCGGGCCGTTGCTGCTGGCGGCACACGGACAGCGCACGGACATCCGCGCGTTCCGCGCCTTGGCGCGGCACCTGGACTACGAGATCGTGCCGCTGCGCACGACGAGTTCCCAGTGGTACGACCTGGACCTGGCGGTGGCGGTGATCGCTCCGGGCCTGCTGGCCTGCAACCCGCGGGCGCTGGACGCACCCAGCCTGCGGACGTTGCGAGGATTGGGCGTGGAGCTGATCGAGGTGGCGCCGGCCGAGGCGGCGGCGTTCGCGCTCAACCTGATCAGCGACGGCCGCACGGTGACGATGACCACGGGAGCACCGCGGCTGGCGGCGGACCTCCGCTCGCTCGGCTTGGCGGTGACGGAGCTGGACACGACGGAGCTCCGCAAGGGCGGCGGCGGAATCCGCTGCACGGCGTTGACGCTGGACAACCCCGCCTGA
- the rlmN gene encoding 23S rRNA (adenine(2503)-C(2))-methyltransferase RlmN, with protein MTALPLVFDAPKRGLPPRHLADLTVAERAAAVAELGEKPFRAKQLSNHYFSRLTVDPAEMTDIPAASRSRLVESLMPTLLTEVRALEADNGATRKTLWRAHDGTLLESVLMRYPDRATLCISSQAGCGMACPFCATGQGGLDRNLSTAEIVDQVRSAAAVMRDGTMPGGPGRLSNIVFMGMGEPLANYKRVVAAVRRITDPAPGGLGIGQRSVTVSTVGLAPAIRKLADEKMQVRLAVSLHTPDDELRDTLVPVNERWSVDEVLSAARYYADTSGRRVSIEYALIRDINDQPWRAELLAKRLRKHLGQLVHVNVIPLNPTPGSKWDASPKPVEREFVRLVNAGGVACTVRDTRGQEIAAACGQLAAEG; from the coding sequence TCCCGCTCGTCTTCGACGCTCCCAAGCGTGGCCTGCCGCCGCGCCACCTCGCCGACCTCACGGTGGCCGAACGCGCCGCCGCCGTCGCCGAGCTGGGGGAGAAGCCGTTCCGCGCGAAGCAGCTGTCGAACCACTACTTCTCGCGCCTGACGGTCGACCCCGCGGAGATGACGGACATCCCGGCGGCGTCCCGCTCGCGCCTCGTCGAGTCGTTGATGCCGACGCTGCTGACCGAGGTCCGCGCGCTGGAGGCCGACAACGGCGCGACCCGCAAGACGCTGTGGCGCGCGCACGACGGCACGCTCCTGGAGAGCGTCCTGATGCGCTACCCGGACCGCGCGACGCTGTGCATCTCGAGCCAGGCCGGCTGCGGCATGGCGTGCCCGTTCTGCGCGACGGGCCAGGGCGGTCTCGACCGGAACCTGTCGACGGCGGAGATCGTGGACCAGGTCCGCTCGGCGGCGGCGGTCATGCGCGACGGCACGATGCCCGGTGGCCCGGGGCGGCTGTCCAACATCGTCTTCATGGGCATGGGTGAGCCCCTGGCCAACTACAAGCGCGTGGTGGCGGCGGTCCGGCGGATCACCGATCCGGCGCCGGGTGGGCTGGGGATCGGTCAGCGGTCGGTGACGGTGTCGACGGTGGGTCTGGCGCCGGCGATCCGGAAGCTGGCGGACGAGAAGATGCAGGTGCGGCTGGCGGTGTCGTTGCATACGCCGGATGACGAGCTGCGGGACACGTTGGTGCCGGTGAACGAGCGGTGGTCGGTGGACGAGGTTCTGTCGGCGGCGCGGTATTACGCCGACACTTCCGGACGGCGGGTGTCCATTGAGTACGCGCTCATCCGGGACATCAACGACCAGCCCTGGCGAGCTGAGCTGCTCGCGAAGCGGTTGCGGAAGCATCTGGGTCAGTTGGTGCACGTGAACGTGATTCCGTTGAACCCGACGCCGGGGTCGAAGTGGGATGCGTCGCCGAAGCCGGTGGAGCGGGAGTTCGTGCGGCTGGTGAATGCGGGCGGGGTAGCGTGCACGGTGCGTGATACGCGCGGCCAGGAGATCGCCGCTGCTTGTGGTCAGCTGGCTGCCGAAGGCTGA